From the Deinococcus aquaticus genome, one window contains:
- a CDS encoding 1-phosphofructokinase family hexose kinase, whose product MSTPQGRHGGARHVTALTMNPALDLTVRADGWQRGEVNAGQSLQQDAGGKGVNVASILADWNRADWNRSAPDRAGQGGALSVTATGLLGRDNAAPFEALFREKGVTDAFIRVSGATRVGVKLVDGAAQETTDINLPGLSATPETLAELHATLSDLSARSDAVVLAGSLPPGVPADYYATLTAGLRAAGVFVALDTSGAALNAALAAPVLPDLIKPNIHELEGALGRRLNGDTEVLQAARDLIARGAQIVAVSQGERGALIVTATGAVFARPPRVQVLSTVGAGDAMVAGLVSAHLDALSLEDAARRATSFSAGSITRLGPHLPDPAALAALAAQVEVTPA is encoded by the coding sequence ATGAGCACGCCGCAAGGACGCCACGGCGGGGCGCGGCACGTCACGGCGCTCACCATGAACCCCGCCCTCGACCTGACCGTCCGCGCCGACGGCTGGCAGCGCGGCGAGGTGAACGCCGGACAGAGCCTGCAACAGGACGCCGGAGGCAAGGGCGTGAATGTCGCCAGCATCCTCGCCGACTGGAACCGGGCCGACTGGAACCGCTCGGCTCCGGACCGCGCCGGGCAGGGGGGCGCGCTCAGCGTCACCGCGACCGGCCTGCTGGGCCGCGACAACGCCGCGCCCTTCGAGGCCCTGTTCCGCGAGAAGGGCGTCACCGACGCCTTCATTCGCGTCAGTGGCGCGACCCGCGTGGGCGTGAAACTCGTGGACGGCGCCGCGCAGGAAACCACCGACATCAACCTGCCGGGCCTGAGCGCCACGCCCGAAACCCTGGCCGAACTGCACGCGACCCTCAGCGACCTGAGCGCCCGGTCGGACGCCGTCGTGCTGGCCGGCAGCCTCCCGCCCGGCGTGCCCGCCGACTACTACGCCACCCTGACGGCCGGGCTGCGCGCCGCCGGCGTGTTCGTGGCGCTGGACACCAGCGGCGCCGCCCTGAACGCCGCGCTGGCCGCGCCGGTCCTGCCGGACCTGATCAAACCCAACATTCACGAACTCGAAGGCGCGCTGGGCCGCCGCCTGAACGGGGACACCGAGGTGCTGCAGGCGGCGCGCGACCTGATCGCGCGCGGCGCGCAGATCGTGGCCGTCTCGCAGGGCGAACGCGGCGCGCTGATCGTCACGGCCACCGGGGCCGTGTTCGCTCGCCCGCCCCGCGTGCAGGTCCTGAGTACCGTCGGGGCCGGGGACGCCATGGTCGCCGGACTGGTCAGCGCTCACCTGGACGCCCTGAGCCTGGAAGACGCCGCGCGGCGCGCCACGAGCTTCAGCGCCGGCAGCATCACCCGCCTCGGGCCGCACCTGCCGGACCCCGCTGCGCTGGCCGCGCTGGCCGCGCAGGTCGAGGTCACGCCCGCCTGA
- the uraH gene encoding hydroxyisourate hydrolase yields the protein MSGPGNSNAGLSTHVLDTARGRPAAGVPLELHAVQGDTRTLVTRAVTNSDGRTDAPLIARGELRRGTFELVFHVAEYFAAHSPSDPAQPDPFLDVITLRFTVADAGAHYHVPLLVSPWSYSTYRGS from the coding sequence GTGAGCGGCCCAGGCAACAGCAACGCAGGCCTCAGTACCCACGTGCTGGACACCGCGCGCGGCCGCCCCGCCGCCGGCGTCCCGCTGGAACTGCACGCCGTGCAGGGCGACACGCGCACGCTGGTCACGCGCGCCGTCACCAACAGCGACGGCCGCACCGACGCGCCCCTGATTGCGCGCGGCGAACTGCGCCGCGGTACCTTCGAACTGGTGTTTCACGTCGCGGAATACTTCGCCGCGCACAGCCCTTCCGACCCGGCTCAGCCCGATCCCTTCCTGGATGTGATCACGCTGCGCTTCACGGTCGCCGATGCGGGCGCGCATTATCACGTGCCGCTGCTGGTCAGCCCCTGGTCGTACAGCACCTACCGGGGCAGCTGA
- the ptsP gene encoding phosphoenolpyruvate--protein phosphotransferase has translation MIELPEQLIRLGAQAASKDDAIRQVAALLAGAGNTDPAYLQGMLARETQANTYLGSGIAIPHGTPDTRHLIHRTGIAVLQLPQGVSWGEGGEQVRLVVGIAAASDEHLDILRRLTRVLSDDDLVERLSTTRSPADLQEALTGTRPPAAAPAAATASLPFSAQVTLPNPLGMHARPGTALAGLVRKLGARVRLTRHDSSQSADALRLMEILSLGLTRGTTFTVSADSESALRAVTDAIRAGLGDDLSAPQAAQTAGQGRVPEWQPTQVGATIEGVPAADGLVIGETRQYAARELNVTDQPGDPGEAAKQLDSALTDARGELDTLISRTRAQYGEDKAAIFAAHQELLGDEGVVQDAVNLILDGHGAAWAYQWVTQERISQLQKLDDPTLAARAADLSDVQRRVLRRLLGVGEERAYEGGPAILLAADLTPSDTARLGPDALLGFVTAQGGPTSHTAIIARGLGLPAVVAAGTGLLDVPDGTPAILDGSAGRLYLNPSEADLQSARDRQGVLNAERDRARAARHEPGATRDGTPVEIAANINRAADAASALDAGAQGVGLMRTEFLFLERDSVPSEDEQEREYRAMAQAMGERPLIIRTLDIGGDKEVPYLGLEREDNSFLGLRGIRLCFERPDLFMPQLRAIARVAKDHPNVHVMFPMISTLEDFRRARAVLDGVREELGVARIPLGVMIEVPSAALLAPLLAAEVDFFSVGTNDLTQYTLAMDRLHPQLARQTDAMHPAVLQLIKLTVDAAEAHGKWVGVCGGAAGDEVGALILTGLGVRELSVSPPQIPAVKAALRQHDLPALRDLAARALTQPNAEAVRALLRP, from the coding sequence ATGATCGAGCTTCCAGAACAGCTCATCCGACTCGGCGCGCAGGCCGCCAGCAAGGACGACGCCATCAGACAGGTCGCCGCGCTGCTCGCAGGCGCCGGTAACACCGACCCCGCGTACCTGCAGGGCATGCTGGCCCGCGAAACCCAGGCCAACACCTACCTCGGCAGCGGCATCGCCATCCCGCACGGCACGCCCGACACCCGCCACCTGATCCACCGCACCGGCATCGCCGTGCTGCAACTCCCGCAGGGCGTCTCGTGGGGCGAGGGCGGCGAACAGGTGCGCCTGGTGGTCGGCATCGCCGCCGCCAGCGACGAGCACCTCGACATCCTGCGCCGCCTGACCCGCGTGCTGTCCGACGACGACCTCGTGGAGCGCCTGTCCACCACCCGCAGCCCGGCCGACCTGCAGGAAGCCCTGACCGGCACGCGCCCGCCCGCGGCCGCTCCGGCCGCCGCCACTGCCAGCCTGCCGTTCAGCGCGCAGGTCACGCTGCCCAACCCGCTGGGCATGCACGCCCGCCCCGGCACCGCGCTGGCCGGACTGGTCCGTAAACTGGGCGCGCGCGTGCGCCTGACCCGTCACGACAGCTCCCAGAGTGCCGACGCGCTGCGCCTGATGGAAATCCTGAGCCTGGGCCTCACGCGCGGCACGACCTTCACGGTCAGCGCCGACAGCGAGAGCGCCCTGCGCGCCGTGACCGACGCCATCCGCGCCGGACTGGGCGACGACCTGAGCGCCCCGCAGGCTGCCCAGACGGCCGGCCAGGGCCGCGTGCCCGAATGGCAGCCCACCCAGGTCGGCGCGACCATCGAGGGCGTCCCCGCCGCCGACGGCCTCGTGATCGGCGAGACCCGCCAGTACGCCGCCAGGGAGCTCAACGTGACCGACCAGCCCGGCGACCCCGGTGAGGCCGCCAAGCAACTGGACAGCGCCCTGACCGACGCACGCGGCGAACTCGACACCCTGATCAGCCGCACACGCGCACAGTACGGAGAGGATAAGGCCGCCATCTTCGCCGCACACCAGGAACTGCTGGGCGACGAGGGCGTCGTGCAGGACGCCGTGAACCTGATCCTCGACGGGCACGGGGCCGCCTGGGCGTACCAGTGGGTCACGCAGGAACGCATCAGCCAGCTTCAGAAACTCGACGATCCCACCCTGGCCGCCCGCGCCGCCGACCTGAGCGACGTGCAGAGGCGCGTGCTGCGGCGCCTGCTGGGCGTCGGCGAGGAACGCGCCTACGAGGGCGGCCCCGCCATCCTGCTGGCCGCCGACCTGACCCCCAGCGACACCGCCCGCCTCGGCCCGGACGCCCTGCTGGGCTTCGTGACCGCGCAGGGCGGCCCGACCAGCCACACCGCCATCATCGCGCGCGGCCTGGGCCTGCCCGCCGTGGTCGCCGCCGGCACCGGCCTGCTCGACGTGCCCGACGGCACGCCCGCCATCCTGGACGGCAGCGCCGGACGCCTGTACCTGAACCCCAGCGAGGCCGACCTGCAGTCCGCGCGGGACCGTCAGGGCGTCCTGAACGCCGAACGTGACCGCGCCCGCGCCGCCCGCCACGAACCCGGCGCGACCCGCGACGGCACGCCCGTCGAGATCGCCGCGAACATCAACCGCGCCGCCGACGCCGCCAGCGCCCTGGACGCCGGCGCGCAGGGCGTGGGCCTGATGCGCACCGAGTTCCTGTTCCTGGAACGCGACAGCGTGCCCAGCGAGGACGAGCAGGAACGCGAGTACCGCGCCATGGCGCAGGCCATGGGAGAGCGCCCGCTGATCATCCGCACGCTGGACATCGGCGGTGACAAGGAAGTGCCGTACCTGGGCCTGGAACGCGAGGACAACTCCTTCCTGGGCCTGCGCGGCATCCGCCTGTGCTTCGAACGCCCGGACCTGTTCATGCCGCAGCTGCGCGCCATCGCCCGCGTGGCGAAGGACCACCCGAACGTGCATGTCATGTTCCCCATGATCAGCACCCTCGAGGACTTCCGCCGCGCCCGCGCTGTCCTGGACGGCGTGCGTGAGGAACTCGGCGTGGCCCGCATTCCGCTGGGCGTGATGATCGAGGTGCCGTCTGCCGCGCTGCTGGCCCCGCTGCTGGCCGCTGAGGTGGACTTCTTCAGCGTCGGCACGAACGACCTGACGCAGTACACCCTCGCCATGGACCGCCTGCACCCGCAACTGGCCCGCCAGACCGACGCCATGCACCCGGCCGTGCTGCAACTCATCAAGCTGACCGTGGACGCCGCCGAGGCGCACGGCAAGTGGGTCGGCGTGTGCGGCGGCGCCGCCGGGGACGAGGTCGGCGCGCTGATCCTGACCGGGCTGGGCGTGCGGGAACTGTCCGTCAGCCCGCCCCAGATTCCGGCCGTGAAAGCCGCGCTGCGCCAGCACGACCTGCCCGCACTGCGCGACCTGGCCGCCCGCGCGCTCACCCAGCCGAACGCGGAAGCCGTCCGCGCACTGCTGCGCCCATGA
- a CDS encoding PTS fructose-like transporter subunit IIB, which produces MAHIVAVTACPTGIAHTFMAAEALRRAAQTAGHTVRVETQGSVGTQDALSAADIAAAAAVILAADVNIDETRFAGKTVVRASTQDAIRDAAALIGRAAPSSAAAPAAASGPLHVVGITACPTGIAHTFMAAEGLEGGARKLGYTAKIETQGSVGAGNTLTPEDIQKADLVVIAADTNVDLSRFTGKRVYVTGTKPAIKDGSEVIRTAQAQATVHGVAATGGADASSPDYVAQAAAAKASKNAGVPPFYKHLMTGVSHMLPFVVAGGLLIALAFAIGSFQFGDQGIFIYEDKYAGTLGNTLFKIGANGAFGLFVPVLAGYIAFSIADRPGLAPGMIGGFLAGLTGSGFLGGIIAGFLAGYIVLWLTRSIKLPRTLEGLKPTLLLPLLGTLAVGLLMMFVIGKPVAAALTGLTTWLQGLGNTSAGLLGALLGAMMAFDMGGPINKAAYTFSTGLLGAKVYGPIAATMAAGMTPPLALFLATLVFKNRFTKDEVEAGKAAGVLGISFITEGAIPFAARDPLRVIPSLMIGSAAAGAISMAAGCLLRAPHGGIFVLFIPNAVTNLPMYVVAILAGTVISTVMLGVLKKPLDADGLPIVKNAPQAVNAAD; this is translated from the coding sequence ATGGCACACATCGTTGCAGTCACGGCCTGCCCCACCGGCATCGCCCACACCTTCATGGCCGCCGAGGCCCTGCGCCGCGCCGCGCAGACCGCCGGTCACACCGTCCGCGTGGAAACGCAGGGCAGCGTCGGCACGCAGGACGCCCTGAGCGCCGCCGACATCGCCGCCGCCGCCGCCGTGATCCTCGCCGCCGACGTGAACATCGACGAGACCCGCTTTGCCGGGAAGACCGTCGTGCGCGCCAGCACCCAGGACGCCATCCGCGACGCCGCCGCCCTGATCGGCCGCGCCGCCCCCAGCAGCGCCGCTGCACCCGCCGCTGCCAGCGGCCCGCTGCACGTGGTCGGCATCACCGCCTGCCCCACCGGCATCGCGCACACCTTCATGGCCGCCGAGGGTCTCGAGGGCGGCGCCAGGAAACTCGGGTACACCGCCAAGATCGAGACGCAGGGCAGCGTCGGCGCCGGGAACACCCTGACGCCCGAGGACATCCAGAAGGCCGACCTGGTCGTTATTGCCGCCGATACCAACGTGGACCTCAGCCGCTTCACCGGCAAGCGCGTGTACGTGACTGGCACCAAGCCCGCCATCAAGGACGGCTCGGAAGTCATCCGCACCGCGCAGGCCCAGGCGACCGTGCACGGCGTGGCGGCCACTGGCGGCGCCGATGCCAGCAGCCCCGATTACGTGGCGCAGGCCGCCGCCGCCAAGGCCAGCAAGAACGCGGGCGTCCCCCCCTTCTACAAGCACCTGATGACCGGCGTGTCGCACATGCTGCCCTTCGTGGTGGCGGGCGGTCTGCTGATCGCCCTGGCGTTCGCCATCGGCTCGTTCCAGTTCGGGGATCAGGGCATCTTCATCTACGAGGACAAGTACGCCGGCACGCTCGGCAACACCCTGTTCAAGATCGGCGCGAACGGCGCGTTCGGGCTGTTCGTGCCGGTCCTCGCCGGGTACATCGCGTTCTCGATTGCCGACCGGCCCGGCCTCGCGCCTGGCATGATCGGCGGTTTCCTCGCCGGCCTGACCGGCAGCGGCTTCCTGGGCGGCATCATCGCGGGCTTCCTGGCCGGGTACATCGTGCTGTGGCTGACCCGCTCCATCAAACTGCCCCGCACCCTGGAGGGCCTGAAACCCACGCTGCTGCTGCCGCTTCTGGGCACCCTGGCCGTGGGCCTGCTGATGATGTTCGTGATCGGGAAACCCGTCGCGGCCGCCCTGACCGGCCTGACCACCTGGCTGCAGGGCCTGGGCAACACCAGCGCGGGCCTGCTGGGCGCGCTGCTGGGCGCCATGATGGCCTTCGACATGGGCGGCCCCATCAACAAGGCCGCGTACACCTTCAGCACCGGTCTGCTGGGCGCCAAGGTCTACGGCCCCATCGCCGCGACCATGGCCGCCGGCATGACGCCCCCGCTGGCGCTGTTCCTGGCGACGCTGGTCTTCAAGAACCGCTTCACGAAAGACGAGGTCGAGGCCGGCAAGGCCGCCGGGGTGCTGGGCATCTCGTTCATCACCGAGGGCGCCATTCCCTTCGCGGCCCGCGATCCCCTGCGCGTCATTCCCAGCCTGATGATCGGCAGCGCCGCCGCCGGAGCTATCAGCATGGCCGCCGGGTGCCTGCTGCGCGCCCCGCACGGCGGGATCTTCGTGCTGTTCATCCCGAACGCCGTGACCAACCTGCCCATGTACGTGGTCGCCATCCTGGCCGGCACCGTGATCAGCACCGTCATGCTGGGCGTCCTGAAAAAACCCCTGGACGCCGACGGCCTGCCCATCGTCAAGAACGCTCCCCAGGCCGTGAACGCCGCCGACTGA
- the aceB gene encoding malate synthase A, giving the protein MTHSTSETQPTRLTDLPAGMTISAPVTDAQREILTPEALAFVADLHRRFEGRRQELMAAREARQLRLDAGEQPDFLPETAQVRAGDWRIAPLPADLQDRRVEITGPVDRKMIINALNSGARVFMADFEDASSPTWENCVDGQINLRDAVRRTIRLETNGKTYQLNEKTAVLLVRPRGWHLPEKHVQVDGQTVFGALFDFGLYAFHNAAELLARGSGPYFYLPKMESHLEARLWNDVFTHAEATLGLNHGVMKGTVLIETILAAFEMDEILYELRDHSAGLNCGRWDYIFSYIKKLRAQPGHTLPDRAKVTMAVPMMQAYSRLAIQTCHRRGAPAIGGMSAFIPVKGDEAKNAAAFEQVRLDKEREATNGHDGTWVAHPGMVALATEVFDRLMPGANQIGSGKQADLTVTADDLLTPPDGTVTEAGVRVNMNVGIQYLAAWLRGSGAVPIHNLMEDAATAEISRAQLWQWRTEGVTLDDGRTLTPELFDALYDEESGKLGADFTDAARLFRQTATQSPLMEFLTLPGYEALA; this is encoded by the coding sequence ATGACCCACTCGACCTCAGAAACGCAGCCGACCCGCCTGACCGACCTGCCCGCCGGAATGACCATCAGTGCGCCCGTGACCGACGCGCAGCGCGAGATCCTGACCCCGGAAGCCCTGGCGTTCGTGGCGGACCTGCACCGCCGCTTCGAGGGCCGCCGCCAGGAACTGATGGCCGCCCGTGAGGCCCGACAACTGCGCCTGGACGCCGGGGAGCAGCCGGACTTCCTGCCGGAGACCGCGCAGGTCCGTGCAGGCGACTGGCGGATTGCGCCGTTGCCTGCCGACCTGCAGGACCGCCGGGTGGAGATCACGGGCCCGGTGGACCGCAAGATGATCATCAACGCGCTGAACAGCGGCGCGCGGGTGTTCATGGCGGACTTCGAGGACGCCAGCAGCCCCACCTGGGAGAACTGCGTGGACGGGCAGATCAACCTGCGCGACGCCGTGCGCCGCACCATCCGCCTGGAAACGAACGGCAAGACCTATCAGCTGAACGAGAAGACGGCGGTGCTGCTGGTCCGCCCGCGCGGCTGGCACCTGCCGGAAAAGCACGTGCAGGTGGACGGCCAGACCGTGTTCGGGGCGCTGTTCGACTTCGGTCTGTACGCCTTCCATAACGCGGCAGAACTGCTCGCGCGCGGCTCCGGGCCGTACTTCTACCTGCCGAAGATGGAATCGCATCTCGAGGCGCGCCTGTGGAACGACGTGTTCACGCACGCCGAGGCGACGCTGGGCCTGAATCACGGCGTCATGAAGGGCACGGTGCTGATCGAGACGATCCTCGCAGCCTTCGAGATGGACGAGATCCTGTACGAACTGCGTGACCACTCGGCCGGACTGAACTGCGGGCGCTGGGACTACATCTTCAGTTACATCAAGAAACTGCGCGCCCAGCCGGGGCACACGCTGCCGGACCGCGCGAAGGTCACGATGGCCGTGCCCATGATGCAGGCGTACAGCCGCCTCGCCATCCAGACCTGTCACAGACGCGGCGCGCCCGCCATCGGCGGCATGAGCGCCTTCATTCCGGTCAAGGGCGACGAGGCCAAGAACGCCGCCGCCTTCGAGCAGGTCCGCCTGGACAAGGAGCGCGAGGCGACGAACGGGCACGACGGCACCTGGGTCGCGCACCCCGGCATGGTGGCCCTGGCGACCGAGGTGTTCGACCGCCTGATGCCCGGAGCCAACCAGATCGGCAGCGGCAAGCAGGCCGACCTGACCGTCACCGCCGACGACCTGCTGACCCCGCCGGACGGCACGGTCACCGAGGCCGGCGTGCGCGTGAACATGAACGTGGGCATCCAGTACCTCGCGGCGTGGCTGCGCGGGTCCGGCGCGGTGCCCATCCATAACCTGATGGAGGACGCCGCCACCGCCGAGATCAGCCGCGCGCAACTGTGGCAGTGGCGCACCGAGGGAGTGACGCTGGACGACGGCCGCACCCTGACCCCCGAGCTGTTCGACGCCCTGTACGACGAGGAGAGCGGCAAGC
- the pucL gene encoding factor-independent urate hydroxylase, giving the protein MTRPARLTLTELNALSADAFATHFGGVLEHSPRYAAQVAAARPFPDAEECAQAFMTAARSGTPEEQLALIRAHPDLAGKAAHAGELTPESASEQASAGLDRLNADEYAEFHRLNAAYHDRFGLPFVVCVREHDKGSIFRAARERLANTPEQERGAALHEIGRIARLRVLDLINASPTPAHSTGGPMTDPTPSDSTVTQPAGTPAPVKVRLGSNNYGKADVRLFKVYRDQPGQPQGRHDIKDVWVRVGMRGDFDAAHEIGDNTGLVATDTVRNTIYALARDHLTGSVEAFGKDLIRHFVSRGPRVSGAYATFTEHLWDRLPDPARTGGHDHAFVRQMPKRTARVDGDGQTFTVESGIDELFILKTTQSGWAGFHRDDFTTLPDTTDRILATTVTARWTYLNAECDYDAVWAEVYRTLLEVFPDHYSHSMQHTLYRLGEAVLTRCPDIERIHFSFPNRHHIPYDLARFGIENGGTIFHADAEPYGVIEGWVERE; this is encoded by the coding sequence TTGACCCGCCCCGCCCGCCTGACCCTGACCGAACTGAACGCCCTGAGCGCCGACGCCTTCGCCACGCACTTCGGCGGCGTGCTGGAGCACTCGCCGCGCTACGCCGCGCAGGTGGCCGCCGCCCGCCCCTTCCCGGACGCGGAGGAGTGCGCGCAGGCCTTCATGACTGCCGCCCGCAGCGGCACGCCGGAGGAACAACTCGCGCTGATCCGCGCCCACCCGGACCTCGCGGGGAAGGCCGCGCACGCCGGCGAACTGACCCCGGAAAGCGCCAGCGAGCAGGCCAGCGCCGGACTGGACCGCCTGAACGCCGACGAGTACGCCGAATTTCACCGCCTGAACGCCGCGTACCACGACCGCTTCGGGCTGCCGTTCGTGGTGTGCGTGCGCGAACACGACAAGGGCAGCATCTTCCGCGCGGCCCGCGAGCGACTGGCGAACACGCCAGAGCAGGAACGAGGGGCCGCCCTGCACGAGATTGGCCGCATCGCGCGCCTGCGCGTGCTGGATCTGATCAACGCCTCCCCCACCCCCGCCCACTCCACAGGAGGCCCCATGACCGACCCCACCCCATCCGATTCCACTGTCACCCAGCCCGCCGGCACCCCTGCGCCCGTGAAGGTCCGCCTGGGCAGCAACAACTACGGGAAGGCCGACGTGCGCCTGTTCAAGGTGTACCGCGACCAGCCGGGCCAGCCGCAGGGCCGCCACGACATCAAGGACGTGTGGGTGCGGGTCGGCATGCGCGGCGATTTTGACGCCGCGCACGAGATCGGGGACAACACCGGGCTGGTCGCCACCGACACCGTCCGCAACACCATCTACGCGCTGGCCAGGGATCACCTGACGGGCAGCGTGGAGGCGTTCGGGAAGGACCTGATCCGGCATTTCGTGAGCCGCGGCCCGCGCGTGAGCGGCGCGTACGCGACCTTCACCGAGCACCTGTGGGACCGCCTGCCCGACCCGGCCCGCACGGGCGGGCACGACCACGCCTTCGTGCGGCAGATGCCCAAACGCACCGCCCGCGTGGACGGCGACGGGCAGACCTTCACGGTCGAGAGCGGCATCGACGAACTGTTCATCCTGAAAACCACCCAGAGCGGCTGGGCCGGCTTTCACCGCGACGACTTCACCACGCTGCCCGACACCACCGACCGCATCCTGGCGACCACCGTCACCGCCCGCTGGACGTACCTGAACGCCGAATGCGATTACGACGCCGTGTGGGCCGAGGTGTACCGCACGCTGCTGGAGGTCTTCCCGGACCATTACTCGCACTCCATGCAGCACACGCTGTACCGGCTGGGCGAGGCGGTCCTGACCCGCTGCCCGGACATCGAACGCATTCACTTCTCGTTCCCGAACCGGCACCACATTCCGTACGACCTGGCGCGCTTCGGGATCGAGAACGGCGGCACGATCTTCCACGCGGACGCCGAACCGTACGGCGTGATCGAGGGCTGGGTGGAACGCGAGTGA
- a CDS encoding MarR family winged helix-turn-helix transcriptional regulator: protein MPTDSHQTQSEQDSRSSTAALLECLHRDWQAARPDLNARPMLRVLRLTRLGAALQAEVDAPLHAEGLNAAGWDLLLTLYRSAPPEGLSPGQLSELSAVSGPSTTNRVARLQARGLVTRRTDDRDRRSARITLTPAGRAAVDRLLPGHLHRETRALAALTPAELDTLDRLAARLLGALEGGSGQ, encoded by the coding sequence GTGCCCACAGACTCACATCAGACCCAATCGGAGCAGGACTCCCGGTCCAGCACAGCCGCGCTGCTGGAGTGCCTGCACCGCGACTGGCAGGCCGCCCGGCCCGACCTGAACGCCCGGCCCATGCTGCGCGTGCTGCGCCTGACCCGCCTGGGCGCGGCCCTGCAGGCCGAGGTGGACGCCCCCCTGCACGCCGAGGGCCTGAACGCCGCCGGTTGGGACCTGCTGCTCACGCTGTACCGCTCCGCGCCGCCAGAGGGCCTGAGCCCCGGACAGCTGAGCGAACTGAGCGCCGTCAGCGGCCCCAGCACCACCAACCGCGTCGCCCGCCTCCAGGCCCGGGGGCTGGTCACGCGGCGCACCGACGACCGCGACCGCCGCTCGGCCCGCATCACGCTGACGCCCGCCGGACGCGCCGCCGTGGACCGCCTGCTACCCGGCCACCTGCACCGCGAAACACGTGCCCTGGCCGCCCTGACCCCCGCCGAACTGGACACCCTGGACCGGCTGGCCGCGCGGCTGCTGGGCGCGCTGGAAGGAGGCAGTGGGCAGTAG
- a CDS encoding DeoR/GlpR family DNA-binding transcription regulator, with product MNAPLAEDRLQSILDLLARNGSMRTTALTQALGVSGATTRRDLDTLERRGQIRKMHGGAALVSQDQQYQDRAQLHQTAKNRLAGAALNLIRPGQVLYLDAGTTARTVAQALRRTPELTRTLRVVTHGIDVAYELNGECPLYVVGGDLYGSTFSLTGPDALDTVRRYRYDLFLVGCTSIDPTRGLTNSNLIEAQQKAAIIGQSSRTALIADSSKWGPAGFATFASLDQIHDWVTDHAPPAARTAFEAHGVQVHTTD from the coding sequence ATGAACGCACCACTCGCGGAGGACCGCCTCCAGAGCATCCTGGACCTGCTGGCCCGCAACGGCAGCATGCGCACCACCGCCCTGACCCAGGCCCTGGGCGTCAGCGGCGCCACCACCCGCCGCGACCTCGACACCCTGGAACGGCGCGGCCAGATCCGCAAGATGCACGGCGGGGCCGCGCTGGTCAGCCAGGATCAGCAGTACCAGGACCGCGCGCAACTCCACCAGACCGCCAAGAACCGCCTCGCCGGCGCGGCCCTGAACCTGATCCGGCCCGGACAGGTCCTGTACCTCGACGCCGGCACCACCGCCCGCACCGTCGCGCAGGCCCTGCGCCGCACCCCCGAACTGACCCGCACCCTACGCGTCGTCACGCACGGCATCGACGTGGCCTACGAACTGAACGGCGAGTGCCCGCTGTACGTGGTGGGCGGCGACCTGTACGGCAGCACCTTCAGCCTCACCGGTCCCGACGCCCTGGACACCGTCCGCCGCTACCGCTACGACCTGTTCCTGGTCGGCTGCACCAGCATCGACCCCACGCGCGGCCTGACCAACAGCAACCTGATCGAGGCGCAGCAGAAGGCCGCCATCATCGGCCAGTCCAGCCGCACCGCCCTGATCGCCGACAGCAGCAAATGGGGCCCCGCCGGATTCGCCACCTTCGCCAGCCTCGACCAGATTCACGACTGGGTCACGGACCACGCGCCCCCCGCGGCCCGCACCGCCTTCGAAGCGCACGGCGTGCAGGTCCACACCACCGACTGA